The window TTATAGAATTGTTACTGCCACATCAATGACGTCAGAGTGCTCCACTGGTAGGATAAATAGTAGGTTCCACTGGAGCAAACAGACAAACATCATTGTCCCCCATGTATTGTTGTAGCGttcttcccttaggattagtcacacgtgaattccaatctggatgcttgCAATTTAAGTCACCACTGATAATAGTTGGAACATGGAGAGGTTTATTTAAGAGTATGTAATTCCGCACAATGTAGCGGGGCTTTGGGAGggagataggccgcaaaaatacgatagtgatagTTTTCATGTCTAACCTCACTGCCGAGGGACTCTATAACACCTTGAGGAAGGGGGTCAATAACGTGGTGAGGAACTTTTGATTTAATCAACACAGCCACGCTCCCATGCTCACCGTTTATTCTGTTCTTACGATACATCGTaaaattcttaattttgaagagcgtATAACGTTTTAGCCATGTTTCACCAGGTAGCATGATATCGATATTGTGACCAGAAATAAAAGCCTCAAGCTCGTACTTCTGATGAACAATTCTCTGACAATTCCAAGCACAAATTGTAAAAGTCCATGTCAGAAAAGAATGCACGTCAAACTAAGATTCAGTGAAGTACAGCACAGTGCATTCAGCAGAACCATAATTATATCCATTGTTGTCTGACACTTTATTTTTTCCAACGTGTCTTTTAGTATAGGCCTGGTAAAATTGATACTCCTGCAGAGGTCTAAGATGTCACGCATGCCCGACAGATTGGAGATGGGTGACGCCTGAGTCGAGAGAGCAGGGTTCGAAGCAGATTCGGGGGGTAGGAGAGCCGCCCGTAACCTGGGCAAATGAGATGTTGGGGTCGACTGGCTTAGAGGATGCTAGTGCACTCTTTTTCTGGGCTTATTCGAGCTCGTTAGTCTGGGTTTGTTCCAGGATGGTTTGAAACAGACGGCATTCTCTCCAGGCTTTGCAGTACACACACTTGGCGGCCGCCACGTGGTTCTACCCTTTCTCTGACACCGATAACATTACGAGGGCCCTTCACGACCCCTGTATGCCTCAATTTTAACATTGGCCCCGCAAAGATATCGCAGGGAGAAGATGGTCTCGCTGAATTTCCTGTTAGGGAGTGTGACACTCATGACACTGAGTGGAATCACCTTCTTGGTATTTGCATCCTTTTTAGTAAATTCATGCAAATCCTTAGGCCCTTAGCCCAGTGCCATGAACCCAGTCAATGCCGGCAGTTGCGACAATGTTGCAGTTAGACGGCAGTTGTTTGGTGTAAAATGAGGTATTAGCTTCTTCAAAATACTGCTTCATGAACTTATAAACCTCAACAATCTCGGCATGAAACTTAAGAGCATCTCTAGTATTGATGATCCTGATTTCGACAGTGCATTTACTTGTTAGATATTTATAGTGGCGCTGGTACTGAGACTCGTCAGCAACCACTAAAGATGGAACAGTCTTTTTGGGGTGAGGGGAGTCTCCATCGCCTCACCCCCACCACCAGTGGGTACCGAGCTGGTCTCATTCTGTTGGGACAGATTGAGAAGAGCTCATAGAAGCCTCCGGTACCACACTTGTTGAGCCACAGTCACATTCGGGGTTGTCGACTTGGTCAGGGTGTAGGCTTCTCTATTATTTTCCCCAAAGGTGGTCTGAGAAGCTAAGACCGGAAAACGTTTTTCTGTCATAGGGGTAGCATTCGTAGCTTTcatctttttaaatttcatggaGTGCCATGGTGGAGGGGAAGCAAGGATTTGAGAAACATTGCCTGTATTGACTAACGTTGTGAACATTTTTGGGTCAATATCAGGGAGAATGGTAATTGAACTGTTTTCACTAGAAGCGGAAAGGCTTGCCAAGGAGCTGGTAGGATAATTATCTATTTCATGCGAGGAAATTCCTGCGTCTCCCGGCGGGGGGAGAGCCATGCACAAACGACAACAAGCACAAGATACAGGCACACACACACTAAATCTACTTACCACCAGGTAATTGATGTTAAATTACACTGGTAGACACCAGAAGGCTGCCTACCGTCAGTCGAGCATGCAATACTAATTACATTAGTAACTACACACACGAAATTCCCGCTACAGTACACAATGCATCAGGAGATAAGGGGCTAGGATCAAGCACGTCCGCTCTCTGCCAAGTCAAGATAAGGAATCGGGTGATCTCTCTTCCAACAAACCAGCCATAATATAGCTTTTTCAAATCACATGATTTTCTCAGTACTAGCTAATCACAATCTTCCATAGGCTTTCACATGTGGCATGCAGTTTTTTAAATTGTGAAGCTCAACTTTGGCACATTGGCGCCTTGAAAACTTTTGCGAGACACACGTCAAATTGGGCAGACGAACATCTTGCACAACACTATATTAGTTTCCTTGCTTAACAAATATTTCCCGCTTTCAGGTCTAGAATGCTACCAGTGCAATACAGAGTGCATACACCATCCAAACAATGACTCCCATACATCAACAAATACACAGTATTTCTACAATGAAATACGTAATACCTAACgcagggtctgcactctggtcaaccaagcgaagtagtcttttgcaccgtgcacagtgcatgcactctgagaggccctgacctaaccTATAACTTGGCGTAAATATAGACATAAATACAAAACTCACTTTACGTGGGGCTGAAATTTTGTACAATTACAAAGTTTATGTCCTGAAAACAGTACTGCGTGCATAATGAATATATCTTTTCATTAAATAGTTCGATCTTAATTTCATGTGATTACGATATTGTTGATAATTTGGCATAATCGTAGCCTTTCTATTAGTGTATAACCTGTGTGTCTTGGGATTAGGGTATGTTTGGCTGTTCACTGGGAGGTTAAACTTGCACCAATTACATTTTAATCATTGATCAGTGGAAGCTGTCCATTGTCTTGTCTGTCTTGTGATCTAAACCTGCACTCTTATCTTTCAGGTGAACTGCGAGTTATGTGGCAGCCTCTTGGAAGAAGCCCTCAAGAACCTTAAGAACGACGAGCTAGCAGCTTCTGTGAAGGCCAAATTACTCCAGGAGTATAAAGAGAAAGTctatgaattcgaaaatgaaatagAAATGAAAGACAAACTGCTTCAGAAGAAGATGGAATTTGTTACCCAGAGGGAGGCCATGCTCATCGAGAAGGAGAAACTCTTGCGAGAGAGGGAGACTCTGCACATTCAGACGGAGAGGGCCTTCATGAAATGTGGAGTAGCATCATCGGCTTGTGTTGGTTCTATCAGGAAGGTGCAGATGGCAACCAAACTCGATGCCACTCCAGAAAACTTTCACAAAGCCGTGTGTGAGGGAAACTGGTCTGGTGTAAGGCACATACTGCAGACCGGTAAATTACCCGTGGAATACAGATTTGCTGATCGCAAGACTCCTCTCCTTTTGGCCTCCGAGACAGGTCACTTGTCTCTGGTTCAATATCTCGTAGAAGAGGCTGGAGCTTGTGTGAACGCCACTGACAACTTGAAAGGGCGAACAGCTCTTCACTGGGCAGCCTACGGTGGACACCGCGATGTCCTCATATACCTAGTTACGGAGGCAAACATGAATCCTTCAGAAAAGACAGCATTGTCGGAAACCGCTCTGCACATAGCAGCAGAAGGTGGCTTCTTGGACGTCGTACGCTTTCTAGTGGGCAATGCCGGCGTTGGCATTCATGATAAAGACTCTAAAGGAATGTGTGCCGCACATTTCGCAGCTAAACGCGGACATTTGCACGTAGTTAAGTATCTCTGGGAGAAATGTGACAAGACTCCATTTGGCACCACGAATGACGGCTGGACGCCTCTGCATTTCGCTTGCGAAGTCGGCCACCTCGACGTAGTGATGTATCTAGTGAAATCTGGTGCTGTGAACAAAAGCACCTTAAATCGTGCCGGATATAAAGCAGTTGCCTATGCTCCCAAAAGTAACTCTGCTATAAAAACATTTTTGTCTTGAGAGGACTGGTCGCAAATTAGGAAGTGATTTGGCAGGTCCAAAACACGACAAAGAAATATTCTGTGTAGAAATGTTTAGaacatgtttttaattttattataaggaattttatttaattAACGTAAAGTTCCTATTTTTAATATTCACATATCTCAACGTTAAAATTCTGCAAGACATGACACAATAAACTTACTTTCAAACCTTAAAAGACCTTGTGATTTTGAAGTTGTTAAATAGTGCTTACACTGTCGTGCAGTAACAAGCAAGACCTTTGTAAAATGAAGAAATCTATTCGAGAATTTGTGCTTCATGACATACGTAAAGGCAGTGTAATATGtttgttaaaataaatttcttcacTCTTTGCTATATAAAAGAATGCTTTTGATGTTAAATGATAAACCCTAATCCATGGATATTTCATTCCTAGTTCCCCTAGTAAATATTCCTAAAATATGCAATAGAAAGGGAGCAAGTGTTTGAATATAGAAGAACTCgtactgtgatgtttgggacatcactgtatatttttaattattgaactatatatttaatcgataagatgtatatatttaatcactgataggtcattttaaaattaatatgtatatatatagggtttttatcatccatttcaatcataatttcatttctttgtatcgcggctataacgtattctgaacgaacaaattattgggtaaagtatttcaacatcacgcatatttataacttgcagtaaattttccaatagccgttgtgaggtgaccagagtcagcaggctaatttcagcccagttccaggaaaagtacgtcatcgaggttacgagagaccttaccctctcca is drawn from Anabrus simplex isolate iqAnaSimp1 chromosome 1, ASM4041472v1, whole genome shotgun sequence and contains these coding sequences:
- the LOC136860214 gene encoding espin-like, whose protein sequence is MIEFVQELNMKVPPSFFVLVLKALLLIGGVESNPGPVDKVNCELCGSLLEEALKNLKNDELAASVKAKLLQEYKEKVYEFENEIEMKDKLLQKKMEFVTQREAMLIEKEKLLRERETLHIQTERAFMKCGVASSACVGSIRKVQMATKLDATPENFHKAVCEGNWSGVRHILQTGKLPVEYRFADRKTPLLLASETGHLSLVQYLVEEAGACVNATDNLKGRTALHWAAYGGHRDVLIYLVTEANMNPSEKTALSETALHIAAEGGFLDVVRFLVGNAGVGIHDKDSKGMCAAHFAAKRGHLHVVKYLWEKCDKTPFGTTNDGWTPLHFACEVGHLDVVMYLVKSGAVNKSTLNRAGYKAVAYAPKSNSAIKTFLS